One sulfur-oxidizing endosymbiont of Gigantopelta aegis genomic region harbors:
- a CDS encoding transcriptional regulator domain-containing protein, protein MQTSDQSLDTYAYTRDLKQQQWAWEFLRRNSDYQKDYQWFIQLWRSLEKDYGCAPDVDYQAWKQDPRSYKIIDINSDADGNCAISDDKLLIECWMGNKWGFYQFPVSPELNALEVDITWRPLPVDYHAPDNHSCDKDSSLNKSKIHHDISFDLYSGPRKLDNRLRYKS, encoded by the coding sequence ATGCAAACAAGTGATCAGTCATTAGATACTTATGCCTATACCCGTGACTTAAAACAACAACAGTGGGCATGGGAATTCTTGCGTAGAAATTCTGATTATCAGAAAGATTATCAATGGTTTATTCAACTTTGGCGTAGTTTAGAAAAAGACTATGGTTGTGCGCCGGACGTTGACTATCAAGCCTGGAAACAAGATCCCCGCTCTTATAAAATAATTGATATAAACTCTGATGCGGATGGTAATTGTGCCATTTCAGACGATAAATTACTCATTGAATGCTGGATGGGCAATAAATGGGGCTTTTATCAATTTCCTGTCTCACCTGAACTTAATGCCTTAGAAGTGGATATTACCTGGCGTCCTCTCCCAGTAGATTATCATGCACCTGATAATCATTCTTGTGATAAAGATAGCTCACTCAATAAAAGTAAAATTCATCATGACATAAGCTTTGATCTCTATAGTGGACCCCGAAAACTGGACAATAGGTTAAGATATAAGAGCTAA
- a CDS encoding WD40 repeat domain-containing protein, with protein sequence MKTVEHNENALSITLSHDGDYVLLARSQGYVELLSTETNKVIAQWQHDQSPKAGVIAADFSSDSKFVVTAEQGTMALYSLAEKKVLYFWSMDDIRDIKLSSDGEYALVSSRDKSGKYPLYRIVYFHLRTGGIKYGFYHDDIISSVALSADGRYALSGSDDGNARLWDLETGELKYTWPHQSKSSKVLKVSKVALSPDGQYAMTNGASDGVYIWDTQSGKQVHRLNKIRATVASAVFSPDSKTIATGYSREEIILWDVKSGKKLRNWKPKRRYIWQSSLANVTTMSFKRDGYKNKPVLLSETSRGILQFWQLP encoded by the coding sequence TTGAAAACTGTTGAGCACAATGAGAATGCCCTAAGTATTACCTTATCGCATGATGGTGATTATGTCTTATTAGCACGTTCACAAGGTTATGTTGAGTTATTAAGCACAGAAACAAATAAAGTCATTGCCCAATGGCAACATGATCAATCTCCTAAGGCCGGCGTCATTGCCGCTGATTTTTCAAGTGATAGCAAGTTTGTGGTCACTGCAGAGCAAGGCACAATGGCATTGTATAGCTTGGCTGAGAAAAAAGTGCTGTATTTCTGGTCAATGGATGATATTCGCGATATAAAGCTATCAAGTGATGGTGAATATGCACTGGTTTCTAGTCGAGATAAATCTGGCAAATATCCTCTGTATCGTATCGTTTATTTCCATTTAAGAACAGGTGGCATCAAATATGGCTTTTATCATGATGACATCATCAGTAGTGTCGCCTTATCAGCGGATGGTCGGTATGCCTTATCCGGCTCAGATGATGGTAATGCGCGCTTATGGGACTTAGAAACAGGTGAACTAAAATATACTTGGCCACATCAATCTAAATCTTCTAAAGTGCTAAAAGTGTCTAAAGTGGCACTTTCACCAGATGGTCAATATGCCATGACCAATGGTGCATCGGATGGTGTCTATATCTGGGATACCCAAAGCGGTAAGCAGGTGCATCGTTTGAATAAAATACGTGCTACGGTTGCATCTGCGGTTTTTTCACCCGATAGCAAAACCATTGCCACGGGCTATAGCCGTGAGGAAATCATTCTTTGGGATGTCAAAAGTGGCAAGAAATTACGCAATTGGAAACCCAAGCGCCGCTATATCTGGCAGTCTTCACTGGCTAATGTCACTACCATGAGTTTTAAACGTGATGGGTATAAAAATAAGCCAGTCTTATTGAGTGAAACGTCCCGTGGAATACTACAGTTTTGGCAATTGCCCTAG